GCTCGCCAGCATCGCGAGCCCCTGGTGCAGGTCGACGGTGACGAGGTCCGGGTCGAGGAGGTAGCCGTGGGCGGAGGTCACCAGGACCGGGCCCGCCCCGATCATCGACAGGCCACGCCGCAGCAGGCTGACGTAGCCGTGCAGCGTGGCGACGTAGCCGCGGGGCGGTCGCCCCTCCCACAGCGCCTCCGCGATCTCGTCGCGCGTGCGCGGGACGCCCGGTGCCAGCGCCAAGAGCGCCAGCACGCCCACGGGCTTGCGCCCCCCGAAGTCGGGACCGCGGGCCACGAACGCTCCGTGCGACACCCCCACCGGACCGAACAGACTGATCGTGCTCATGCGTGTTCCTCCCCACCCAGCGGTCCCGACCATCGGCCCCACGCCGAGAGGACCTCACCCCGCGAAGAAGCATCGCAACCACGACCGGCCGCCGGAACCGCCATGCGAGGGTGGACCACACCCCCAACGTGGGGGTGGTCAGGCCAGGGCCGGCTGGGTCCGCACGAACGGGATCACGGCCGCCAGCCGGGTGCCTCCCCCGGGCGCGCGACCGAGGGTGAGCGACCCGCCCACGTCCTCGATCGTCTCGGCGAGCAGCCGCAGGCCCTGGCCGGACGCGAGGGCACCCTCGGCGGGCGGGACGGCGCCGTCGTCGAGGACCTCCACCTCGATCGTGTCCGCCTGCGCCCCGGGGCGGACGTCGACGAGCACCGAGCCGGCGGCCGCGTGCTTGACCACGTTGCGCAGCCCCTCACGGACGACGCGGAAGGCGAGGATCCCGCTGCCGTCGGGCACGCGTACGTCGCGGGCGTAGGACACCGTGATGTCGAGGTCCTGGTCGCGGTGCTGGCGGGCGAGGTCGACCACCGCGTCGGCGAGCCCCCGCGTCTCGAGCTGTCGGGGCGCGAGGTCGACCACGAGCGAGCGCAGCGACGCCTCGCCCCGTCGCGCGGAGCCCACGACCCGGGTGAGGACCTCGCGGGACGCGGCGTCGTCGAGCGAACGCCCCTCCAGCAGCGACATGCCCATGCTGATCGCGGCCATGTCCTGGATCACCCCGTCGTGCAGGTCCTGGGCCAGCAGCAGCCGCTGGTGGCGCCAGGACTCCACGCTGCGCCCGAGCGCCCGGGTCCGTCGCCGCTGGGCCTCGTCGACGCGGCCGGCGAGGCGGAGCGCGAGCGGCACCAGCAGCGCGAGCAGCAGGGCCACGGACCCGATCCCCAGCCCGAGCAGCCTGGGCAGCACGGCGGCGCGGTCGGCGGCGATCCGGTCGGCCGGCAGGTACGCCTCGAAGAGGAACGGCTCCCCGTCTGCTCCCACGCTGCCGACGAGGACCTCGAGCTGACCGGGCTCGGCGAACAGGTCCGCGTCGTGCGGGGCGGTCTCCTCGGGCAGGTGGGCGACCGCCCGCTGCGTGGTGAGCGCGGTCATCGCGTCCCGGGAGAGGTCGTAGGACTGCCCCGCCAGGTCGCCCCGCGACATCCACAGGATCCGGCCGTCCTCGTCCCACACCACGATGTGCGACACCCGCCCCTCCGCGATGCGAGCGCGCAGCACGTCGCCGATCCGGGCGAGGCTCTGCGGGTCGCCGCGCCGCACGCCGTCGGTCACCAGCGGCCCCGCGACCCCCCACGCGATGCCGCGGGCGCGGGACGAGGCGTCGCGCAGCGCCTCGCGCTCGGCGACCTGCTGGCTCACGACCCACGCCGCCGCCGACACGGCGAGGAGGCAGCCCACCCCGATGAGGGCACAACGAAGCGCCACCCTCCGAAACGTGGAGGACGCCGCGGCGCCCGCGGCCGCGCGTCGGCCGAGCCCGGTCACGACGCCCGCTCGAGGAGACCGAGCGACTGCGCCTTGACCACCGCCTCGAGCTGGGTGTGGGCGTCGAGCTTGTGCAGCAGCGCCTTCACGTAGCCCCGGCAGGTGGCCGTGGTGATGCCGAGCTCGCGGGCGATCCGCACGACGTCCTTGCCCTGTCCCATCAGCCGCAGCACGTCGCCCTCGCGCGGGCTGAGCGACACCTCGGCCATCGGCGGGCGCGAGAGCATCCGGAGCAGGGACGGGTCGACCACGAGCTGGTCGCGCCGGGCGTCGCGCACCGTCGCCAGCAGCACCTGGAGGTCACCGTCCTTCACCAGCAGGCCGCTGGCACCGCACTCGTGCAGGGTGGTCAGGCGCATCCCCGTCGAGTCGCCCGTGATCAAGATGGTGGCGCCGGTCCCGGTGGCCTGGACCGCCCGCGCGACCTCGACCCCCGACATCCGCTCCGCGCCGAGGTGCAGGTCGCAGAGCACGACGTCCGGCTCCAGCTCCTCGACCAGGCGGACGGCGGTGCGGCAGTCGTAGGCGACGCCCACGCACCCCAGGCCCGGCGCCGCGTCCAGCGCCAGGCGAAGCAGCTCGGCCACGGTCCGGTGGTCGTCGACCACCAGCACCCGGCGGGTCGCCGGTCCCTCTGGTCCGTCGTCCCCCGGAGTGAGCGGTCGTCGACCACCCTCCGTGAGCCCGGAGGAGGTGGTGCCCACAGGGCATTCTGGGACGGCCGCCGCGACGGCGCCCAGCGATTCACCACCGGTCCAGACCACTCCCCGCGCACGTCGCAGCGATATACGCCAACGAGGGGACGGCGCGCTCGATGGTCCCCCGGGGATCAGGGTCGGGTGCGGAAGGTGATGGTCGTCGTGGCCAGCGGGTTGCCCAGCGCGTCCCTGATCGCTCCCGCCCCGCCGGTCAGCGTGACCCGGTAGAGCGTGTTGCGGGTCAGGGACGGGACCGGGTTGACCGTGATGCGGGTCCCGGCCGTGTTGACGGTCACCGCCGAGGACACCGTCGCCCCGGACGCCACGTTGGTCAGCACGACCGTCGACGTGCTCGCCCCGACCACCCGTTCGCTGAGGTTGACGACCGTGTTGGCGCCGAGCCCCACCCCGGTGGCACCGTCCGCGGGTGTCGAGCTCACCACGACCGGCGGCGTCGCGTCGGAGGCGGTCGTGAAGGTGATCGAGGTCGTCGGCAGCAGGTTGCCCGCCGCGTCCCGGATCGCGTTCGCGCCGGTGCCGAGGAAGGTCAGCGTGTACGTCGTGCCCGCCGCCAGGTTGGCGTTCGGGTTGACGGTCACGGTGCGCGTCGCGTCGATGTAGGTCACGACCCTCCCCACGAGCGCCCCGGTCGCGGTGTTGCGCAGCTGGACCGCACTGGTCCAGCTCGGGCTGCTCACCGACCGGTCGAACACCCCGACCTGGTCGGCGGAGGCGGAGACCCCGGTAGCGCTGGCGGCGGGGGTCGTCGACACCAGCCGCGGCAGCGGGTTGGCAGGCACCACGGGACCGGACTCCGCGGACGGAGCGCTCTCGCCGACGGCGTTCACCGAGATCACGCGGAACGTGTACGTCGTGCCGTTCGTGAGGCCGCTGACCACCGCCGACCGCGCACCCCCCGTGATCTGGCCGACGGTGCGCTGGACGCTGCCGCCGACGACGACCTGGATCCGGTGCTCGGACACCGGGAACAGGCTGGTCGAGGCCGGGTCGGTCCACGACACCGTGGCGGACGCGTTGCCCGCCACCGCGGTCACCCCGGTCGGGCTGGGCGGCGTGGTGAGCTGGACCGTCCGGTCGGAGAACCGCAGCTGCTCGACGTTGCGGACCGTGTCCGTGCCGTCGTTGCGGGCTGCCGTCCGGTTGTCGGCGACCGTGATCGAGCCGTTGGCGTTCGGCACGATGGTGTAGTCGCTGCGCACGCTGCTGAACACCGCGGTGTCCACCGCCCCCGGGCTGGCCGGGACGACGATGCGACGTCCGATCCGGAGGTTGCCCGGGTCGACCAGCCCGGCGAAGACCGCCTGCTGCAGCGTCCTGCCGGCGGTCCCGGCGCCGAAGGTGCCGGTCAGTGCCTGGTGCTCCAGCAGGTCGGTGCTGCCGATCTCCGCGCTGGCGGGGTTCGACGCCGGTCCGTCCAGCACGCTGATCCGCACCTCGAGCGCCCGGTCGCCGTCGATGACGTCGTTGCCGCCGCGACCCTCGAGGGTGTCGGACCCCGCACCGCCGACGAGGATGTTGCCGTCGCCCCAGATGTCGCCCTCCAGGGGGCAGGACCCGGTGAACGCGCCGGCGCCGAGGTCCGCCCCGGTCAGCCGGGCCGGCACCCCACCTCCGCCGGGCAGGGTCACGGCCGCGACGTCGAGGTCGCTCAGCGGGGGCACGATCGCGTCGAGGCCGGGGATCCGCGCCAGGCCCGCGGCGTCGAGCGCGTCGCACCCGGTGAAGCCCCCGCCCTGGACCGCCGCGGGGAACTCGTCGTCGCCGCGGATCACGTCGTCGAGCGCGGACCCGGAGTTGGCCTCCATCTCGGCCCACCGGTCGCGGTTGACCACGACCGGGAGCGGCTGCCCGGCGAGGACCTGGTTGATCAACATGTCGTCGTCCGCCCCCACCGTGTCGTACTGGTGGGTGGCCCAGTCGAAGCCGCCGGCCCCGGCGTTCCGGTCGATCGCCGCGTTCTGCGACATGATGTCGTCGCCGCCCTCGGCGTCGTAGTCGTTCTCGCCGGGCTGGCCGACGAAGACGTCGTGGCCCGGCTGCGGCTCACCCGGGTCGTCGAAGAAGGGCGCCCCGTGGTCGCCCATCAGCAGGTCCTGGCCGTTGCCACCCTGGATCCAGTCGTTGCCACCGTCGCCGAAGACCGCGTCGGCGCCGTTGCCGGCGATGATGAAGTCGTCGCCCTCGCCGCCGAACGTCTCGTTGTCGTTGAGACCGCCGTTGACCACGTCCTGCCCGTCGCCGGCGAAGGCGAGGTCGTCGCCGGGACCTGAGTCGATGGCGTCGTCACCGGGTCCGCCGCGGTGCATGTCCGCGCCGTCGAGGTCGGTGATGATGTCGTCGCCGAGCCCGCCCAGGGCCACGTCGTCGCCGCCGTTGCCCTCGATCCGGTCGTTGCCCTCGCCGCCCCAGAAGGTGTCGTTGTCGTTGCCGCCGTTGACCCGGTCGACGCCGGGCGTGCCCTCGTAGACCGACTGACCGTTGATGCCGGACGGGTCGACGGTGTTGCGGGTCCTGTAGGCGATGGTGCCGTCGGGGTTGCGGACGAGCAGCAGGTTCTCCTTGCAGTCGGGGGTCGCCGGGTCGTCCGCGACCGTCGAGCCGCTCTGGGCGAACCCGGCCGCCGTGCCGGCGAGGTGCTCGAGCAGGAAGTGGCAGTCGGCGGTGCCGAAGGCGTCCGCCTTCAGCGCGCTGGTGCCGTCGGTGTTGCGCTGGATGATCTCGGTGAACGAGTTGCCCTCGAGCTGCGTGCGCAGGTTGAGTCCGGGCGTCCGGGCCAGGTAGTAGAGCCGGTCGTTGTCCTGCAGCTTCTCCATCTGGGTCTGGAAGACGTAGGTGAAGGTGCTGCCGAGCAGGCCGCCGAACAGGTTGGTCACCTCCGCGAGACCACCCACCCAGAGGTCCACGTCGTCGACACCCGTCGCGCTCCGGCCGGCCGCCGTGCTGGACCAGTCACCGCACCCGGCGTCGGGCTCCTGGCAGGCGGTCAGCTGGGTGCTGTCGGTGCTGAACATGAAGGACGCGGCGTCCGCGGGCGGGGTGTCCCCGGGCTGGGGGTCGACGAGTGCCCGGGCTGCCGCCCGCTTGCCGGCGAGGGTCGTCGCGGCGGTGATCGTCGGGTGCGTGCCGTAGGCGGCGACGAAGTTGACCAGCGACTCCGGGTGCTTGAGGTGGTTGCCGAAGTCGGCCCAGCTCTCGTAGGGCGCCAGCGACGGGTCGTTGGTCCGGGCGTGGAGCTCGCGCCGGACCTCGTTGAGGCGCGGCACGCCCGCGTCCCGGGCACGGGCCATGTTGAGCGCCGCGAGGTCGAGCGGCAGGCCGAGCAGGTTGCTGCGCAGCGTCCTCGTCACGAACTCGTCGATCTCGTTGCCGACCTGGTCGGCCGACCCCATCGCGATGGCGCCCGCCGCCTGCTCCGGCGTCCAGGGATGCGCCGGGTCGCCGCTGTCGAAGTACATCGGCGGGTTGAGGAAGGCGTCGAGCAGGAACTCGTCGTGGTCCACGCCGTTGTAGCGGCGCGCCACCACGTCGTCGAGCATCGAGTGACCGAAGCGGTAGACCGCGTGGGCGAACTCGGCGTCGACGGCCGGGTCAACGTCCGGGGAGTAGACGTGGAACGGGTGGATCGCCGGGACCATCTTGCGCGCGAACTCCTCGAACACGAGGTGCTGGTACTCCATCTCGTTGACGAAGCGGGCGGCCTGGAAGAGGCGGTCGCCGTAGGACCAGGCGCGAGCCCCGGCGCCGGCCCCCTCGGGCGGCGCGGTGGTCGCGAACCCGGCGAGGAGCGACTCGTTGCCGGGCTGGTGGAGGGTCGCGTCGATGTCGGCGACGAGCCGGTCGTGCTCGGAGTGGAAGACCTGATGCACGAAGCTCAGCGCGATGTTCTCGTTGACGCGGCCGTCGCCGGCGATGAAGTGCGAGGCGAGCAGCTCGTCGTCGTACTCCCCCGGCGCGACCGGGTCGGTCGAGCTGCCGGCGGTGTCGTCGGCGTCCGGGACGGCCGGCACGGCCGGCGTGCCGGGGTTGTGGTCGGCGTCGACCGGCGACGGGTCAGCGGCGTGGGCGATGTCGGTGAGGAACGGCGTCTGGAAGTGGCGGACGCTGCTCGGCGGGCGCACGCCCCTGCCGCCGTCGGCGGTCGGGTCGCCCTCGACCAGACCGGACTCAGGGCAGTCGCCGCCGTTGGGCGTGCAGACGTACTGCGGGAAGCCACCGGCCGGACCGGGGACGAACTGGCCGTAGGGATCGGTGAGCAGCGCCGGGACGTCGAGCACGTCGGTGTCGACGAGCTGGAGGCCGAGCTCGCGCGCGGCCTGCTGCTTCGTCGACGCCCACGACGCCATGCCGGTACGACCGTCGGGCGAGCCGGCGTAGGTCTCGCCGGCGCCGAGCCCGCCCAGCAGGCGACCGGTGGAGACCGGGTCGGTGTCGTCCGCTCCCTCGTCCACGCCGTCGGTGGTCGGGTCGTCGTGCAGCACGCCGTCGGGGCCGGGGTCGGTGAGCTCGTACTCGCGCAGGTAGACCTGGTGCGCGGCGTGGGAGGAGTAGGTCTGGCTCTGGTCCACCCACGGGCTGTCGGTGTTGTCGGCGTCCTGGACGTCGTCGGCCGTGCCCATCTGGCCGTCGGGCCCGGGCTGGTTCTTGGCGCGGGTGATCGCCATGAACTGCGGGCCGCTGCCGAGCTCGTCCCCGGTGCCCGCCTTGCCGTCGGGACCCAGCGTGCGCAGCGGGTCGTCGGCCGCGAGCGGGACGAAGACGGTCGCGCCGCCCTTCACCGTCTGGTCGACCCCGTGGTCGAAGAACTGCCCGAAGAAGGTGAACGTCGAGTTGTAGGGCGGGGACAGGCCCACGTCGGTCGTGACGTTCGGGATGAACAGGGTGCCACCCGCCCCCACGCAGCCGTCGGGCGTGCCGTCGGGGTCGGCCTCGCTGGGGTCGCCCCCCGGCTGGCAGGGCACCACGCCGCTGTTGCCCTGCGTGCGGACCGGGTTGCCGGCGGCCGCCACGGCGGCCGGGTTGGTGGCGGTCTGGTCGACGACCAGGTTGCTCACCAGCCGCGGCTGGGAGTCGTAGACCGACCCCGTCTTCTGGGCATAGCTGCTGGCGTCCTTGCCGGGACTCCCCGGGAAGAGCGCGCCGGCGTCGATGCCCTCGGCCTCGCGGAAGGTCGGGTCGACCAGGCGCGGGAACACCTGGTCGGCCGAGCCCCACCGGGAGCGTCCCGGGAACAGGTTGTTGCACGACCCGTCGACGGTGCGCAGGCCGTAGGACGTGAGCCGGTCGGGGATCTGGTTCGGGCCGGAGCCCACGAGGGTGCCGCAGGGGTCGGCGGCGGTGAGCGTGTTGGCGTGCCGCTCCGAGATCCGGATCTGGCGCAGGATGAAGGTCAGGTCGCCCTTGCTCACGGTGAACCCGGCCCCGACCACGCCGGCGGCGCCGGCCGGTGGTGCGGCCGGCAGCAGCGCGCCGAGTGCCGCGACCACCGACAGGACGGCCAGGCACGCGGTCCGGCGGTACGTACGGGTGTGCTGCGGCGTGCGGTCCATGGTGTGCCCCGTCGGATGGCTCGCCCCGGGCAGGCGTGCGAGGGGGTCAGGGTGCGCCGGCACTCCTTGGGCCGGCCTTGGGCCGGCCCCAAGGGGCGCCCAAGGGGTCCACCCGCACGATGCGGATGTCGCGCAGGGGACGCGCGAGCAGCGAGACGAAGGGGTGGTGGGGTCGTGGAGCTCAACCGACGCGACATGATCAAGCTCTCGGCGCTGGGGGGCGCAGCGCTCGCGCTGCCGCTCCAGCGGGCGCTGGCCGCGCCGCTGGTGCTGTCCAACCGGATCGCCGAGAGCGCGCTGCCCACGCCGTTCACGCTGCCGTTCCGGATCCCGCCGACCATCCTGCCCACCCGGTCGGACGCCACGACCGACTACTACCGCGTCGAGATGCGGCCCACGACCGTCGAGATGATCCCGGGCCTGCAGACCCCGATGTGGGGCTACAACGGCTCGGTGCCCGGCCCCACGTTCCACGTCGAGCGCGGGCGCCAGGTCGTCGTGCGCCACCTCAACAACCTGCCGACCATCCACCCGCAGCTCGGCTACACCCCGTGGACGTCGGTGCACCTGCACGGCTCCGCCTCGCTGCCGGAGTACGACGGCTACGCCAGCGACATCACCAACCCGGGCTTCTGGAAGGACTACCGGTACCCGAACTGGCAGCCCTCGCGGACCCTCTGGTACCACGACCACGGCCTGCACCACACGGCCGAGAACGTCTACATGGGCCTGGCCGGCATGTACCAGCTCCACGACAGCCTGGAGCGATCGCTGAAGATCCCGACCGGCGCCTACGACGTGCCGCTGATCGTGACCGACGCGATGTTCAACGCCGACGGGTCGCTGCTGTTCGACAACTCCGACGAGAAGGGTTTCTACGGCGACGTGATCGCCGTCAACGGGGTGCCGTGGCCGGTGATGCGGGTCGCGCGCCGCAAGTACCGCTTCCGCATCCTCAACGCCTCGGTCTCCCGCTCCTACGCGTGGTACCTCGACAACGGCGCGTCGATGTCGGTGATCGCCACCGACGCCGGGCTGGTGCCCGCCCCGCAGAAGGTCACGTCGTTCCGGCACGGGATGGCCGAGCGCTACGAGGTGGTGATCGACTTCGCCAAGTACGCCCCCGGCACCCGCTTCGCGCTGCGCAACCGCTCGCCGAAGAACAACACCACCTACACCCACACCGACAAGGTGATGATGTTCGAGGTCACCGACGACGCCTTCTCCAAGACCAGCAACGCGCTGCCCGCCCAGCTCTACCCCGCCCAGCCCACGATGGCGCTGGCGGAGAGCCAGGCGGTCCGCACCCGCACCTTCGACCTGGTGCGCACCAACAGCAAGTGGACGATCAACGGCACCACCTGGGACGACGTCGTGGCCAGCGACTTCGCGAAGGTCCTCGCCGACCCGCTGCGCGACGACGTGGAGATCTGGGAGATCCGCAACACCTCGGGCGGCTGGCACCACCCGCTGCACATCCACTTCATCGACTTCAAGGTGCTCTCCCGCAACGGCAAGCCGCCGCTGGCGCACGAGAAGGGCGCCAAGGACGTGGTGTTCGTCGGCGAGAACGAGACCGTGCGCCTGCTGATCCGCTTCGACTCGGGCGAGGGGAAGTACATGATGCACTGCCACAACCTGGTCCACGAGGACCACGACATGATGGCGCAGTTCGAGATCCGCAACCCGCTCTCGCCGGGCAACGACCCGCTCGGCGACCCGTGCCACCCGCTGCCCGAGTGGGACCTGTGACATGACCGCCGTCCTGCACCCGACCGAGCCGGATGCGGGGGTCGACGAGCTCGACCCCCGCGGCGTGGCCGTGCCGGTCGCGATGGCGTGGAGCGCGGCCGCGGGCCTGATCCACCTGCTCGTCGCGCCCGCCCACCTCGCCGAGGCGTGGTGGCTCGGGACGGCGTTCGTCGTGGTCGGCGTGGCCCAGGTCGCGCTGGCCGTGCTGCTGCGGTGGGTCCTGCCGGTGTGGCTCACCGTGCTGGCCGTGGCCGGCAACACGGTCGTCGTCGCGGCCTACGTCGCGACCCGGACCGTCGACCTCTGGTTCATGCCGGCGCACGGGCCGGGTCACGAGGTCGACCACCTGCCGGTCGCCGGCGGTCGCGGCAACGGGATCCCGATCTACCCCGGCGACCGGATCGAGGCGGTCGGCCCGCTCGACCTCACCTGCCTCGTCGCCGAGCTCGTGCTGGTCGCGATGCTGCTCGTGGTGCTGCCCGCGCGGGTGCGCTCCCGGGTCGGGACGGCGCTGGCGGCGACCGCCGTCCTCGGTGCGGCCGCCGTCGCCCTCGTGTGAGGCCTCGCGGGAGGGTCAGCGCCAGCCGAGGTCCGGCGCCACCTGGGTGAGCACCGTCTCCAGCACGTGCGCGTTGTAGTCCACGCCGAGCTGGTTGGGCACGGTGAGCAGCAGCGTGTCGGCCGCCGCCACCGCCTCGTCGTCGGCGAGCTCCTTGACCAGCACGTCGGGCTCCGCGGCGTACGTCCGGCCGAAGACGGCCCGCAGGTCGGCCTCGATCTGGCCGAACTGGTCGGTGCTCGCACCCTCGCGGCCGAAGTACATCCGGTCGAGGTCGGTGGTGATCGGCATGATCGACCGGCTCACCGAGACCCGCGGCTCGCCCGCGTGACCGGCGTCCTGCCACGCCTGCCGGAACACCTCGATCTGCTTGCGCTGCTGGACGTGGAACGGCTCGCCGGTCTCGTCCTTCTTCAGCGTCGAGCTCATCAGGTGCATCCCCTGCGCCGCGGCCCAACGGGCCGTGTCGTCCGAGGCCGCGCCCCACCAGATCCGCTCGCGGAGACCCTCGGAGTGGGGCTCCACGCGCAGCAGGCCGGGCGGGTTCGGGAACATCGGGCGCGGGTTCGGCTGGGCGAACCCCTCGCCCTTCAGCACCTGGAGGAACACCTCGGTGTGGCGACGGGCCATGTCGGCCTGGTCCTCGCCCTCGGCCGGGGCGTAGCCGAAGTAGCGCCAGCCGTCGATCACCTGCTCCGGTGATCCACGGCTGATGCCGAGCTGGAGCCGGCCGCCCGAGATCAGGTCGGCGGAGCCGGCGTCCTCGGCCATGTAGAGCGGGTTCTCGTAGCGCATGTCGATCACGCCGGTGCCGATCTCGATCCGGCTGGTGCGCGCGCCCACGGCGGCGAGCAGCGGGAACGGCGAGGCGAGCTGGCGGGCGAAGTGGTGGACGCGGAAGTACGCCCCGTCCGCGCCGAGCTCCTCGGCCGCGACCGCGAGGTCGATCGACTGCAGGAGCGTGTCGGAGGCGCTGCGCACGGCCGACTGCGGGGAGTCGGTCCAGTGGCCGAAGTTGAGGAACCCGATCTTCTTCATGACTGGTTCAACGCTCAACCACCCGCGTTGTTCCCGTGCTCGTTCCCGATCCGGGGCTCCCGCCCCGGTGCGGCCAGCGAGAGGACCGCCCGGGCGATCCCCTCGCGCTGCTCGAGGTGGTCCTCGAGGCGCTGCAGCTCCTCGGCCGCCTCGCTCTCCGGGTCGTCGCCCACGAGGTCGACCGATCCGACGAGGAAGACCTTGCCGGGACCGACGTACTCGAGGTGCAGGGTGCTCACGGTCTCGACCTCCGGGCGCTCGCGCAGCCACTCCAGCACGGTGTCGTACGCGCGCGGGTCGGCGATCTGGCCCACGAGGAACGCCATGTTGCGGCGCAGCAGGTAGATCGCGACGAAGCCGAGCAGGACGCCGACGAGGATCGAGCCGATCGCGTCCCAGACCGGCTGCCCGGTGGCCTGGTGCAGGCCGAGGCCGGCGACCGCGATCAGGATGCCGACGAGGGCCGCGGCGTCCTCGAAGAAGACCGCCCGCAGGGTCGGGTTCGAGGTGATGTCGAGGAACTTCGCCCGGCTCACCTCGGCGCGGCGAGCGCCGCGACGCACCTCACGACGGGCCTGGGCGAACGACGTGCCCTCGAGCACGAACGCCACTGCGAGCACGACGTAGGCCCAGAGGTAGTCGGCCTCCTCCTCCGCGGCGCCGAGCGACTGCACGCCGTGGATGACCGAGACCGCCGCGCCGACCGCGAAGAGGCCGAAGGCGGCGATCATCGACCATACGTAGGCCTCGCGGCCGAAGCCCAGCGGGTGGGTCCGGTCGGCGGGCTTCTCGGCACGTCGCTCGGCGATCAGCAGGAACACCTCGTTGCCGGCGTCGGCCCACGAGTGGGCCGCCTCGGCGACCATCGACGCCGACCCGGTCAGCGCGGCGACGATGCTCTTCAGGACGGCGATGGCCACGTTGGCGGCCAGCGCGATGACGACGGTCAGCACGGGAGCCAGCGTGCCGCACCCGGGGGGTCCCCGGCAGCCCCCGTCGGGGTAGTCCAGTGGCGAACGGCTGTCCCGCCGCGGTAGTCCAGTGGCGAAACGCTGTCCGGAGGCCGATGTCGCGACGGTCCGCCACTGGACTACCCCTTGACCAGCCGGCGCTCAGCGATGTGCAATATATTGCATGCCGGTACCCGCGCCTGCCCCGAGCATCCGACCCGCGCTGCTGCGCTACACCGTCCACGACCGGCTGCGCGACGCCATCGTCGACGGCACGCTCGCCCCCGGCGAGGTGCTCCGGGACACGGAGCTGGCGAGCTGGCTCGGGGTCAGCCGGACGCCCGTGCGCGAGGCGCTGCTGCGCCTCGCCGACGCCGGGCTCGTACGCACGGCTCCCGGCAGGTCCACGGTCGTCGCCGAGATCGACCCGGAGGAGGTCCGCGACGCCCAGGCCGTGGTCGCGGGCATGCACCGCCTCGCCGTCGCCGAGGCCGTCGAGCGGATGACCGGGGCCGACCTCGACCTGATGCGCGCGGCCAACGAGCGCTTCGCCGCCGCGGTCGCGGCGGGCGACACCGACGCGGCGCTGACCGCCGACGACGACTTCCACGCCGTGCCGGTCGCGGCCTGCGGCAACCGCGCCGTCGCCGCGGTGCTCGACCAGTTCAGCCCGGTCGTGCGCCGCCTCGAGCGGCTGCGGTTCGCCTCCGCGGAGGCCGTGGAGTCCGTCGGGCTGCACGACCGCCTGCTCGACGCCTGCGCCCGCGGCGACGCGACGGCGGCTGCCGAGGTGTCGTTCCGGACCTGGCAGAACCTCGCCGACCTCATCCCCGACCCCGAGACCGACCCCGAGACCGACCCC
This region of Nocardioides palaemonis genomic DNA includes:
- a CDS encoding peroxidase family protein — encoded protein: MDRTPQHTRTYRRTACLAVLSVVAALGALLPAAPPAGAAGVVGAGFTVSKGDLTFILRQIRISERHANTLTAADPCGTLVGSGPNQIPDRLTSYGLRTVDGSCNNLFPGRSRWGSADQVFPRLVDPTFREAEGIDAGALFPGSPGKDASSYAQKTGSVYDSQPRLVSNLVVDQTATNPAAVAAAGNPVRTQGNSGVVPCQPGGDPSEADPDGTPDGCVGAGGTLFIPNVTTDVGLSPPYNSTFTFFGQFFDHGVDQTVKGGATVFVPLAADDPLRTLGPDGKAGTGDELGSGPQFMAITRAKNQPGPDGQMGTADDVQDADNTDSPWVDQSQTYSSHAAHQVYLREYELTDPGPDGVLHDDPTTDGVDEGADDTDPVSTGRLLGGLGAGETYAGSPDGRTGMASWASTKQQAARELGLQLVDTDVLDVPALLTDPYGQFVPGPAGGFPQYVCTPNGGDCPESGLVEGDPTADGGRGVRPPSSVRHFQTPFLTDIAHAADPSPVDADHNPGTPAVPAVPDADDTAGSSTDPVAPGEYDDELLASHFIAGDGRVNENIALSFVHQVFHSEHDRLVADIDATLHQPGNESLLAGFATTAPPEGAGAGARAWSYGDRLFQAARFVNEMEYQHLVFEEFARKMVPAIHPFHVYSPDVDPAVDAEFAHAVYRFGHSMLDDVVARRYNGVDHDEFLLDAFLNPPMYFDSGDPAHPWTPEQAAGAIAMGSADQVGNEIDEFVTRTLRSNLLGLPLDLAALNMARARDAGVPRLNEVRRELHARTNDPSLAPYESWADFGNHLKHPESLVNFVAAYGTHPTITAATTLAGKRAAARALVDPQPGDTPPADAASFMFSTDSTQLTACQEPDAGCGDWSSTAAGRSATGVDDVDLWVGGLAEVTNLFGGLLGSTFTYVFQTQMEKLQDNDRLYYLARTPGLNLRTQLEGNSFTEIIQRNTDGTSALKADAFGTADCHFLLEHLAGTAAGFAQSGSTVADDPATPDCKENLLLVRNPDGTIAYRTRNTVDPSGINGQSVYEGTPGVDRVNGGNDNDTFWGGEGNDRIEGNGGDDVALGGLGDDIITDLDGADMHRGGPGDDAIDSGPGDDLAFAGDGQDVVNGGLNDNETFGGEGDDFIIAGNGADAVFGDGGNDWIQGGNGQDLLMGDHGAPFFDDPGEPQPGHDVFVGQPGENDYDAEGGDDIMSQNAAIDRNAGAGGFDWATHQYDTVGADDDMLINQVLAGQPLPVVVNRDRWAEMEANSGSALDDVIRGDDEFPAAVQGGGFTGCDALDAAGLARIPGLDAIVPPLSDLDVAAVTLPGGGGVPARLTGADLGAGAFTGSCPLEGDIWGDGNILVGGAGSDTLEGRGGNDVIDGDRALEVRISVLDGPASNPASAEIGSTDLLEHQALTGTFGAGTAGRTLQQAVFAGLVDPGNLRIGRRIVVPASPGAVDTAVFSSVRSDYTIVPNANGSITVADNRTAARNDGTDTVRNVEQLRFSDRTVQLTTPPSPTGVTAVAGNASATVSWTDPASTSLFPVSEHRIQVVVGGSVQRTVGQITGGARSAVVSGLTNGTTYTFRVISVNAVGESAPSAESGPVVPANPLPRLVSTTPAASATGVSASADQVGVFDRSVSSPSWTSAVQLRNTATGALVGRVVTYIDATRTVTVNPNANLAAGTTYTLTFLGTGANAIRDAAGNLLPTTSITFTTASDATPPVVVSSTPADGATGVGLGANTVVNLSERVVGASTSTVVLTNVASGATVSSAVTVNTAGTRITVNPVPSLTRNTLYRVTLTGGAGAIRDALGNPLATTTITFRTRP
- a CDS encoding response regulator transcription factor, coding for MGTTSSGLTEGGRRPLTPGDDGPEGPATRRVLVVDDHRTVAELLRLALDAAPGLGCVGVAYDCRTAVRLVEELEPDVVLCDLHLGAERMSGVEVARAVQATGTGATILITGDSTGMRLTTLHECGASGLLVKDGDLQVLLATVRDARRDQLVVDPSLLRMLSRPPMAEVSLSPREGDVLRLMGQGKDVVRIARELGITTATCRGYVKALLHKLDAHTQLEAVVKAQSLGLLERAS
- a CDS encoding sensor histidine kinase → MSQQVAEREALRDASSRARGIAWGVAGPLVTDGVRRGDPQSLARIGDVLRARIAEGRVSHIVVWDEDGRILWMSRGDLAGQSYDLSRDAMTALTTQRAVAHLPEETAPHDADLFAEPGQLEVLVGSVGADGEPFLFEAYLPADRIAADRAAVLPRLLGLGIGSVALLLALLVPLALRLAGRVDEAQRRRTRALGRSVESWRHQRLLLAQDLHDGVIQDMAAISMGMSLLEGRSLDDAASREVLTRVVGSARRGEASLRSLVVDLAPRQLETRGLADAVVDLARQHRDQDLDITVSYARDVRVPDGSGILAFRVVREGLRNVVKHAAAGSVLVDVRPGAQADTIEVEVLDDGAVPPAEGALASGQGLRLLAETIEDVGGSLTLGRAPGGGTRLAAVIPFVRTQPALA